The genomic segment tttgtttgtttattatttattaacattgttCGTGAACATGTTCAATTATATGTTCATGAACATATTCGTTTAATGTTTGTGAACATGTTCGATTAAGTTAAATGAACATATTCGTGAACATTAAACAAACGAACATGaacacataattttaaatacacaaacatgaacataaatttaaaattcttaaCGAACACAAACTGAACAcgaacaaatttaaaaataaacaaacgagcATGAATAGAggtttatttatttaagcatgGTTCATTTGCAGGCCTAGTGAAGTGGAGGTAGCAATGTATGTTGATATAGAAAATGTGtgatattttttcaattttattttaattgaagtTTAATAATGAAACTgaaattataacaattaatttgttaattaagTATTGCAAACGTAAGTTTTAattgttaaggttttttttttcctgaaacgtaattactaaaaaaaatataaaagaagaaCCATTATGATCTATTATTTATcatgatattaaattttttaaattttctaacatttgaaattttaaaaggtgagtttttttttaatttgaaaattttaaattttaaaaaattaagtaaatgttgaaatattatcTATGTGCATGTCggatcaataaaattaaaaacgtTAATTTTTTCATCCACCGTGAAgtggtttaaaaatatatatataaatttaaaacataaaaaaatacttaaaataatatttttatatgtaaaatatttagcGTTCGGAGGAGCAGAAAAGACAAATATTAAAGTCACTAATTCACGACTTTATCCAATTGCCTCATGCTTAGGCTGAATTTGGATAAATAGAACGTCCAAAGTCaaattaatttgatattaattaagaaataaacaaATGCATAACTTTTTCTACGGAAATAAATAAAGTAttgttatttaataaaaaatttacaaggggtgattaaataattatttattttttaaactttttagtATATATTTGGCAGTTTCTTCACATCATttgtaaaactaaaaaattaCACCATCAACTTATtaaataattaacatatattaaacaATTATccataaacaaaatatataactaataaagagaatattaattcaaaaacaataaagagagtaaataaaataattatcaaataattataattgtcaatcggagaaattattttatgaaactTTCTCACCACATCATCCATGGCtcctttctaattatttaatgacattttaacaaattttttcatgtcattgacacttaattttaataattcttttacCTTAGACCTCGAACCTAGTatcttaaaccttaaatctcaaGTTTTAAACCCCAAACCATGAATCTCAAACCTAAACACTGAATTCTAAACCTTAAACTTGGGATTCGAGATTCAAAGTTTAAGATTTTAAGTTCAAGGTTTAGGGTTCAAAAATTTGAGATTCAAGATTTAAGGCTTAAAGTTCAAAACTCAAATTCGaggttcaaaatttaaaataaaaaatcattaaaattatatgtcaatgatataaaaataataattgaaatggTCGATAAAATAATTACAGTTGAGCACAAGTGATTAATCACTTTGTTAGCATCAGAATGACCTTAAATTACAATTATGATCCATATTacatgacataattaaaaaaatataattgataCAAGATATCACTTAAATTTAAAATCtcgaaattttaaaaatctcaaaattttttattttcctgtttttttaattataattcatcttaaaaataaaataataataagaaaaagagCAAAGCGCTTAGcctataataattaataatttagagAGAAACAGTATAGGAAGAGTCCGCTGTTGTGGACCTGATAGTGAAAGGGGTGGCGAGTGGGACCCACGTTTATACATCGGGATCCGCACACGGGAGGAAATGGTCTCCAAAGTCACAAAAAGCGGGCCCACATTTATAGCAAAATCCCCCGCCCCGTCCCCGCTTTTTTTTTTAACCGTACGATCTAAATTATATAACGTCAACCTTTCTCACTCTCACTTACACTTCCCCCTTTCGCTCCCCAACAAAAAAAGAACTTGATTAGCCGCGGTTTTTTTTTTCTCCGCCACTtgattgcttctttttttttctgatcAAAATAATATAAGCAAAATTGATATTTTGTTGAAGAAGATAAAGATCGGTGATTGCTTTTGGTACAGAGATATATATCATttcatttgttccttgttctcgATTTGAGGTAATTCTTAATTCTTTGCTTTGCTTAGAATCTACGTTTgagtttgtttctttttttctggCGTTCGGGATTTTCGCCGACTTGCTTCTCTTCCGCAATCGATATCTTTTTCTAGATCGGCGAGGTTTTCAAGGTTTTCCtcgctttctccaacctgcattgcttccattcctaGCTGGTAATCAATTATTCTCTCCCTCACGCACaccttttttatttgattaatttcgctttatgttttcatttttcttttcttgtttgttAATTAGTGCTGTGTTTGGTTGCCGGTAAACAAGAAgggaataaagaaaaataaaggaatggttctgtttaagttcttttgttgttttattaattttgtttcagCTGAACTTTGTGACCGATGTTAGCTTTTTATCTCGACATTGGAaagaattctttctttctttcttctttttttttttggttttatctTGCATTTTCCGTAAATTTCTCAACCGCTAAACGGAGGCTGGCTTCTGTGATCCTTAATTAGGATTCTTTATGGATCTGTGAGATTCTTTTGTTTTGGACTTGAATCAAACGAAGCTGATTGTGTTTGATTGTTGTCCGTAAATTTAAGTACGGTAAAAGAAACGTCGTTAAGAATATAGAATCTTTCTTGTTCTTTTTCTAGAGACCATAGTTGATTACTAGACCTAGAGATGGACTTCTGTTTAAATGATAAGGAAAAAGATTACATCTTTGGGACTTTTTCAATGGCAAATGACTCTGATCACTAGTGGTTTGTTGCATTTCTATTGATCGGTTGCCTTGCCTGCTGAGCTGCCATAGATTCTAATTACTGAAGCAGAACTAATCTTTTCTATTGATCCATTGAttttgtgtttgtttttttttccggAGGGAATTGGACTTATATCTGGGCAAATAGAAAAGATAAGCTTGGATTTGTTTGACCCTGGATGATTCGGATAAGATTTTTTGCTgcatttgttggccattgatgaTTAGAACAAAATTTTGTTTCAATAGGTTTTGAGAGGGAACTTGGCATGTTTTGTTAACATGACTTgcaaaaataacaataaatttagTACATTATGTCATTTATACATATTCAGCTATAATTCAATGAAATTGGTGAACAGCTCATGTGAGAAACTAAGTTTTGCAAATTTGCAGCTAACATGGGGCAGTAAAGCAAAAGAATATCATTGCCATTTGATAGAACAAAAAGCTAATGAATAATTAGAAAGTTTGAGGGACATGGGATTTGGTTCAAAGTCAGAAAGGAGTTCAAACCCACAGCAAAGTTCAAAGACAGGGAAGGAGAAAGTTCACTTGCCTCATGCAGGCCTGAGGTTAAAGAATAATGAGAAGTTAAATGTAAAGAACGGTATTACTTTTCCATATGGTAATCTGCCAGGTGAAATagtaaaaaatcaaattcaaagcACCTTGGTTGAAACAAAACCTTTTGGGAATTGCCAGGGCCAGCATCTCAAGAGCAAGCCAACAAAAGAAGATGAGCTTGTTAGGTACATGTCAAACTTGCCGGGTTACCTACAGCGTGTAGACAGTTCAGATAACCTTCAAGAGAAGGCATTGAATGTCGGAGTTCTGGATTGGGCACGTCTAGAAAAATGGAAGTACCACCGAAAGCATATCCCAACAATAACTGGCAATGATGTATCATCCACAAACACCATTTTAACATCGAAAACAGATACCAAGTCCGCTTCCTTTTCTAGTGCTGTTACCAAGGTTGCCTCTGCCAATAAAAGTAAGCAACACTCTTCAGCTTCCTCAAGTCCTACCTCACCTCAAAAGGGTGGCATTCCTCGAGGTGCAAAACCATCTACTCCAAAGGTTAGACACTATCAAGATATTGATACTGCTTCCAAGAGTACCTTGGATCAGCAGAAGAAGACATCCAAGAGAAATAAATCCTTTGGCAAAATTCATTCCGATGTAATTCTTGAGAAGGGGAAGAAAAAAGAGTTAGATCAGAAAATCACTCCAGAAATGGGAAATATGTCATCAAACATGAGTAACCATGGGGTCTCACCTCTGCCAAAGGAAACTGCAAGTGTTTGTAATGGTGGAACGAAAAAGAGAGTAGAGAAAAGGCGGGAAACTGATGTAAACATAAAGGACTTGGATCAAAAAAGCACTTCAAATCTGGAGGCTTCTTTGTCAAAATCCAGAAGTTATGCAGCTCCACTGGGTCCTAGCAAAACACTAAGTGCTGAGAGCAACAAAACTAAGAACAAAGAGATGGAGGAATCCAAAATTGATCTTACTCATCAATTTTCCCCTGGTGAGCGCAAGAACGTTGTTCTTCTTCCAAGATCTGCCCGAGGCAGCTTTTCTGAAGAACTCCGAGATGGGACTTTGAATGACGCAAAACGGAATAGCTTTTCCTATGACCTACTTCAGAAGGATCATTTTCTGGAATTATGTTCTGATGTTCCTCATTCTTGTCCACTTCCTTCTGGAGTTGAGAGGAATCCTGAAACTAGAATTATGGCACAAGGTCTGAAGCCTTCTTCTGATGCATCTAGTAGGTCTGTGTTAAATAGCACAGGAAATATAAGATCTCAGGGCAAGTGTTCTGCAGAGAACAAGATCAAGTCTCAGGATGCTCATGTTGAAACTTTAAAGATACTGGAAGAAGAAATGGCTGAATTGACTACCAAAGGAAGCAGAACTAGCTCACCAAATCGCCGTTTTAGTTTCAGCTTAAGTCGTCTGAGTAGAAGTTTCAGTTTTAAGGAAAGTTCTGCAGTCCCACAAATGAACCCCGGTTATGTTTCTGTCAAGTCTGGCCCAGTGAGGTCTGATTCTTCTGGTTTTCTGGATGATATGAACAGAGATAAGTTGAATGGCCATACCAGAACTAGATCCAGCCCCTTAAGAAGGGTGCTAGATCCACTACTGAAGTCCAAGGGCTTAAATTCCTTCCGATCCACTGACACTGTTCAGCCATCAAAAGGAGGCTTGAACTCCTCTAATCCAGGGACCGTTAATACAAACGAATCCTTTCAGGCAGAAAAGTTGGGGCGATCAATGATTAAAGCTCTTCTAGAGGTTGCAACAAAGAATGGACTCCCACTGTTCAGATTTGTTGTCAACGATGGCAGTAACATGCTTGCAACTACCATGAGAAGTCTAGCATCATCTGCCAAGGGGGGATCTGATCAGATTTATGTATTCTCTTCAGTTAGTGAAATTAAGAAGAGTGGCAGCTGGTTAAGTAAAGGAAACAAGGATAAAAAATGTGGCTATATCTACAATATCATTGGACAAATGAAGATTTCGGACTCTCATATTTCAGATTTGGTAAAGGAGTCTGTTCTGTTCAGCGTGGAGCAAAGACAAGCAGATCAAGCATCAGCGAAGTTTACGCCAAGTACTGAGCTTGCTGCTGTTGTCATCAAAATACCTGGTGAAAGCAATGTACAGCAGGTTGAAGATATAACGAATAATGGCTCTACAGAATCTTTGGCTACATATGGATGCACTTGCAACTTTATAGAAAATTCGAGCTCCAATATTACTACTGCCATACTTCCTGGTGGTGTCCACAGCTTGCCTAACAAAGGAATACCTTCCCCATTGATTGACCGGTGGAGATTTGGTGGATTATGTGACTGTGGAGGTTGGGATGTTGGTTGTAAATTACATATTCTCTCCAACCAGAACTGCAGTTGCTGTAAGAATTCAAGGATGTATCAAGCATGCCCGGATCCCAACCATCTTGAACTTTATCCACAGGtatcctcttttctttttcattaccaTTTAGTTCACCACCGTATCATAATGTCGTTTGAATATCTAAATTAGTTCCTCTTTTGTACTTGATGCAGGGAGAAGCACAACAGGACATGCCTATCTTCAGCTTGGTTCCACATAAAAATGGAATCTATGCAATTGAGTTCAGTTCATCAATCACTGCATTACAAGCGTTCTTTATCTCAGTAACAATTATAAGTTGTCGGAAATCCTCTGGTTTTCCGGAATTTGGTGACCTGCCTGAAGGAAAACTTATAAAGGAGACAATGTTGAATGGCAGCCTTGGGATGGACAACAAACAAACCGTTGCCCTTGGAACCATGCCTGCAAGATATGCTCCGAACCC from the Gossypium hirsutum isolate 1008001.06 chromosome D09, Gossypium_hirsutum_v2.1, whole genome shotgun sequence genome contains:
- the LOC107890997 gene encoding uncharacterized protein, coding for MGFGSKSERSSNPQQSSKTGKEKVHLPHAGLRLKNNEKLNVKNGITFPYGNLPGEIVKNQIQSTLVETKPFGNCQGQHLKSKPTKEDELVRYMSNLPGYLQRVDSSDNLQEKALNVGVLDWARLEKWKYHRKHIPTITGNDVSSTNTILTSKTDTKSASFSSAVTKVASANKSKQHSSASSSPTSPQKGGIPRGAKPSTPKVRHYQDIDTASKSTLDQQKKTSKRNKSFGKIHSDVILEKGKKKELDQKITPEMGNMSSNMSNHGVSPLPKETASVCNGGTKKRVEKRRETDVNIKDLDQKSTSNLEASLSKSRSYAAPLGPSKTLSAESNKTKNKEMEESKIDLTHQFSPGERKNVVLLPRSARGSFSEELRDGTLNDAKRNSFSYDLLQKDHFLELCSDVPHSCPLPSGVERNPETRIMAQGLKPSSDASSRSVLNSTGNIRSQGKCSAENKIKSQDAHVETLKILEEEMAELTTKGSRTSSPNRRFSFSLSRLSRSFSFKESSAVPQMNPGYVSVKSGPVRSDSSGFLDDMNRDKLNGHTRTRSSPLRRVLDPLLKSKGLNSFRSTDTVQPSKGGLNSSNPGTVNTNESFQAEKLGRSMIKALLEVATKNGLPLFRFVVNDGSNMLATTMRSLASSAKGGSDQIYVFSSVSEIKKSGSWLSKGNKDKKCGYIYNIIGQMKISDSHISDLVKESVLFSVEQRQADQASAKFTPSTELAAVVIKIPGESNVQQVEDITNNGSTESLATYGCTCNFIENSSSNITTAILPGGVHSLPNKGIPSPLIDRWRFGGLCDCGGWDVGCKLHILSNQNCSCCKNSRMYQACPDPNHLELYPQGEAQQDMPIFSLVPHKNGIYAIEFSSSITALQAFFISVTIISCRKSSGFPEFGDLPEGKLIKETMLNGSLGMDNKQTVALGTMPARYAPNPPHSPVGRV